TCTTGGCTGCCTTTTTTGCAGCCTTCTTGGCCGGTGCCTTCTTGGCAGCCTTGGCGGGTGCGTTCTTGCCTTCCTCGATCGCGGCCTGGGCGGCGGCGAGGCGGGCGACGGGCACGCGGTAAGGGGAGCAGGACACGTAGTTCAGGCCGAGCGTGTGGCAGAACTTCACGGAGTCCGGATCGCCACCGTGCTCACCGCAGATGCCGAGCTTGATGTTCGGGCGGGTGCTGCGGCCCTTGGTCACGGCGGTCTGCATGAGCTGGCCCACACCGGTCGCATCGAGAGTGGCGAAGGGGTTCTTGGAGAACACTTCGCTTTCGATGTAAGGCATGAGGAAGGCGCCCATGTCGTCACGGCTGATGCCGAGAGCGGTCTGGGTGAGGTCGTTGGTGCCGAAGCTGAAGAACTCGGCGCCCTTGGCGATCTCGTCGGCGGTGAGGGCACCACGCGGCACTTCGATCATGGTTCCGACCTGGTATTCGAAGGTGATCTTCTTCTCGGCCATGACTTCCTTCGCCACGGCGTGGACGATGGCGGCCTGAAGTTCGAATTCCTTGCCGAAGCCCACGAGCGGGATCATCACTTCCGGCTTCACGGCGATCTTCTTCTTCGCCACGTCAGCGGCGGCTTCGAAGATGGCGCGGGCCTGCATCTCGGTGATTTCCGGGTAGGCGATGCCGAGACGGCAGCCGCGGTGACCGAGCATCGGGTTGAACTCGTGCAGGTCGTGCACGCGCTGGATGATCTTCTCCACCGGCACGCCGATCTTCTTGGAGAGATCGAGCTGCTGCTCCTTCGTGTGAGGAAGGAATTCGTGGAGCGGCGGGTCCAGGAGGCGGATGGTGGCCGGCAGACCCTTGAGGGTCTTGAAGATGCCGGTGAAGTCTTCGCGCTGATACGGAAGGAGCTTGGCCAGGGCGGCCTTGCGGGCCTCCAGGGTGGTGGCGAGGATCATCTCGCGCATCGCGTCGATGCGGTCACCTTCGAAGAACATGTGCTCCGTGCGGGTCAGGCCGATGCCCACGGCGCCGAAGGCCACCGCGATGCGGGTCTGCTCCGGGGTGTCGGCGTTGGTGCGGACGGACATCTTGGTGGCCTGCTCGCACCATTCCATGAGCTTGAGGAAGCTCTTGAACTTCTCGGTCTTCTTCGCGGCCTTGTCGCCATCGACGATGCCGGTGATGATTTCCGAAGGAGCGGTCTTCAGCTCGCCACCGTAAACGGTGCCGCTGGTGCCGTCGATGGAGAGGTAGTCACCTTCCTTGAAGGTTTCGCCGGCCACCTTGACGGTCTTCTTGTCGTAGTCGATTTCGATGGCGGCGGCGCCACAGATACAGACCTTGCCCATCTGGCGGGCGACGAGAGCAGCGTGGGAAGAAACACCGCCCTTGGCGGTGAGGATGCCTTCCGCAGCGATCATGCCGCGAAGGTCTTCCGGGCTGGTTTCGTTACGGACGAGGAGAACCTTCTCACCCTTTTCAGCGGCGGCCGCGGCGCGGTCGGCGTTGAGGTAGATCTTGCCGGAAGCGGCACCTGGGCCGGCCGGAAGACCCTTGGCGAGTTCCTTGGCCTTCTTCACTTCGGCGAGGTCGAAGATCGGGGCGAGGAGCTGGTCGAGCTGGTCGGCCGGGTTGCGGAGCACGGCGGTCTTCCAGTCGATGAGACCTTCCTTCACCATGTCCATGGAGAACTTCAGAGCGGCGGCGGCGGTGCGCTTGCCGTTACGGGTCTGAAGCATGAACAGCTTGCCTTCCTGCACGGTGA
This portion of the Luteolibacter luteus genome encodes:
- the ppdK gene encoding pyruvate, phosphate dikinase; protein product: MATVKKSAKKAAKKAPSAKGTKYVYTWGNGKADGNGSMKALLGGKGANLAEMTKIGLPVPPGFTVTTEVCTYFYANKKTYPSSLQAQMEAGVKNMEKIMGCKFGDAKGMPLLVAVRSGARDSMPGMMDTILNLGLNDQTVLSLVAATQNERFAWDCYRRFIQMYGDVVLGVQKSEGEDHEPFEVVIEGYKHEKYHKDIVDSDLTADDQKELVKRFKALVKERTGKGFPNDPWEQLRGAAGAVFSSWMNDRAIVYRRKYNIPAEWGTAVNVQAMVYGNTGETSGSGVAFTRNPANGVNEFYGEFLVNAQGEDVVAGVRTPEPVALMKKAMPKPFAELMKVRQILEKHFKDVQDVEFTVQEGKLFMLQTRNGKRTAAAALKFSMDMVKEGLIDWKTAVLRNPADQLDQLLAPIFDLAEVKKAKELAKGLPAGPGAASGKIYLNADRAAAAAEKGEKVLLVRNETSPEDLRGMIAAEGILTAKGGVSSHAALVARQMGKVCICGAAAIEIDYDKKTVKVAGETFKEGDYLSIDGTSGTVYGGELKTAPSEIITGIVDGDKAAKKTEKFKSFLKLMEWCEQATKMSVRTNADTPEQTRIAVAFGAVGIGLTRTEHMFFEGDRIDAMREMILATTLEARKAALAKLLPYQREDFTGIFKTLKGLPATIRLLDPPLHEFLPHTKEQQLDLSKKIGVPVEKIIQRVHDLHEFNPMLGHRGCRLGIAYPEITEMQARAIFEAAADVAKKKIAVKPEVMIPLVGFGKEFELQAAIVHAVAKEVMAEKKITFEYQVGTMIEVPRGALTADEIAKGAEFFSFGTNDLTQTALGISRDDMGAFLMPYIESEVFSKNPFATLDATGVGQLMQTAVTKGRSTRPNIKLGICGEHGGDPDSVKFCHTLGLNYVSCSPYRVPVARLAAAQAAIEEGKNAPAKAAKKAPAKKAAKKAAKKAAKKK